A stretch of Narcine bancroftii isolate sNarBan1 unplaced genomic scaffold, sNarBan1.hap1 Scaffold_590, whole genome shotgun sequence DNA encodes these proteins:
- the LOC138751008 gene encoding ras-related protein Rap-1b isoform X2 produces MREYKLVVLGSGGVGKSALTVQFVQGIFVEKYDPTIEDSYRKQVEVDGQQCMLEILDTAGTEQFTAMRDLYMKNGQGFALVYSITAQSTFNDLQDLREQILRVKDTDDLVERCHNNFPLNVSKTKKLIVDFRRGKSEHKPVFIEQGKG; encoded by the exons ATGCGTGAATATAAGCTGGTGGTTCTTGGTTCAGGAGGTGTTGGGAAATCAGCTTTG ACTGTACAATTTGTTCAAGGAATATTTGTTGAAAAATATGACCCAACAATAGAGGATTCTTACAGAAAG CAAGTTGAAGTTGATGGGCAACAATGTATGCTTGAAATCTTGGATACAGCTGGAACG GAGCAATTTACTGCAATGAGAGATCTATACATGAAAAACGGACAAGGTTTTGCATTAGTATATTCTATAACAGCACAATCAACTTTTAATGACTTGCAAGATCTGAGAGAGCAAATTCTTCGAGTCAAAGATACTGATGAT CTAGTTGAACGATGTCACAACAACTTtccactcaacgttagcaaaactaagaaactgattgtggacttcaggagggggaaatcagaacacaaaccagtcttcattgagcagggaaagggttaa